CTGCTAGGATATTTGCATTTGTAACAAATAAATCATCACCTACAAGTTGAATTTTAGAACCTAATTCTTCAGTTAATATTTTCCAACCATCCCAATCATCTTCACTTAAACCATCTTCGATAGATACAATTGGGTATTTTGAACATAAATCAGCATAATAAGCAACTAACTCTTTTGAAGTTAATTCTCTATTTTCAGATTTTAATACATAAAGACCTTTGTCATTGATGATTTCTGAAGCTGCAACATCAAGTGCGATTGCAATTTGCTCACCTGCTTTATATCCAGCTTTTTCTACTGCTTTTAAAATAACTTGAATAGGTTCTTCATTTGATTTTAAATTTGGAGCAAATCCACCTTCATCACCAACTGCAGTTGATTCACCCATTTCATCAATTACTTTTTTTAGATTTTGGTAGATTTCAGATACTGCTCTTAATCCATCATTGAAGTTTTCAAAACCAACTGGCATAACCATATATTCTTGAAAATCAACAGAGTTATTTGCATGTTCTCCACCATTTATGATATTAAACATAGGTACAGGCATAGTCATAGCATTTGCTCCACCTAAATATCTATATAATGGTACATGTAAAGATTCTGCTGCAGCTCGTGCAACTGCCATAGATACACCTAAAACAGCATTTGCACCTAAGTTTGAATAATTGCTTGTACCATCAATATCTTTCATAGTAGCATCTACTTCTGCTTGATTGTATGGACTTAGACCGATTAGTTCATTTGCAATTGTTGTATTTACATTTTCAACTGCTTTTAAAACGCCTTTTCCTAAAAATCTATCATCCCCATCTCTTAATTCTAGTGCTTCTCTTTTTCCAGTACTTGCCCCACTTGGTACAATCGCACTTTGTTTTGTCCCATCACTTAAAATTACTGTCGCTCTAACTGTTGGATTTCCTCTTGAATCTAATACTTCATCAGCATAAATGTTATCAATATATACCATGTAGGTCTCCTATAAATATTTAAATTTATATCATTTTATCTAAAATTTTATTTTAAAGTTCTTTTGTGATTGGGGGGATTTCTGATTATTTGGGGTAGTTTTGTATATTGTAGTTGTAAAGGGATTTAATCTAAGAGAATTTCTCTTAGATTAATCTTCACCTTCTTCTGAACTTTCATCACCATCAAATGGCACAGCATCATTTACACCCATAGCTTCAAGAATTTTATCTTCAATCTCTTTTGCTATTTCTGGATTTTCTCTTAAGAATACTTTTGAATTCTCTTTTCCTTGTCCTATTTTACTATCATTGTAGCTAAACCAAGCTCCAGCTTTATCGACAATATCAAGTTTAACACCATAATCAACAAGTTCTCCCATTTTTGAGATACCTTCTCCAAACATGATATCAAATTCTGCTTGTTTGAAAGGAGGGGCAACTTTATTTTTTACAACTTTTACTTTTACTCTATTTCCAATAGAGTTTTCAGCTTGTTTAAGAGTAGCGATTCTTCTAATATCAAGTCTAATAGAAGAGTAAAATTTAAGTGCATTTCCACCAGTTGTAGTTTCTGGACTTCCGTATCCTGTCATACCAATTTTCATTCTGATTTGGTTAATGAATATTACAGTACAGTTCATTTTGTGTAAAATACCAGTAATTTTTCTAAGAGCCTTACTCATAAGTCTAGCTTGAACACCAACTTGTTGGTCATCCATATCACCATCAATCTCTACTTTTGGAGTTAAAGCTGCAACTGAGTCAATTACTATTAAATCTACAGCTCCACTTCTAATAACAGTTTCAAGTATTTCTAAGGCTTGTTCTCCAAAATCTGGTTGTGAAACAAGTAAGTTATCTGTATCAACACCTAAGTTTTTAGCATAAATAACATCAAGTGCATGTTCTGCATCAATAAAAGCACAAACTCCACCTTGTCTTTGACACTCTGCTATTGCATGAAGTGTAAGTGTAGTTTTACCTGAAGATTCAGGTCCATATATTTCTATTACTCTTCCCTTTGGTAATCCTCCAACCCCTAATGCTAAGTCAAGTCCCAATGAACCTGTACTTATAGACTCAACTGGAACTGTTTCTTTATCCCCTAATCTTACTAGTGAACCTTTTCCAAAAGCTTTGTCAATTTGTTTAATTGCTAAGTCTAGTGATTTTTTTTGATTATCATCCATAATTTTTCCTGCGTGTTTTTATTTTTGTGTATTCTAGCAGAAACTTTTTTAATTAAGAAAAATTATTACAAATTGTAATGAAATTTATTCTTCATCTTTTTTATTTAACTCTTCATCTATTTTTTGAATATTTTCAATTGTCTTAATGTGAGAAGTAACTCTTTTTTTCATAGTGAATTTTTTTATGTGTTTTGCTAGTATTTTAGTATATTTTTTATAATTCCTTGAACCCTTTTCAAAGCTGGCAAGTTTTTTTTG
This region of Arcobacter sp. F2176 genomic DNA includes:
- the eno gene encoding phosphopyruvate hydratase, which codes for MVYIDNIYADEVLDSRGNPTVRATVILSDGTKQSAIVPSGASTGKREALELRDGDDRFLGKGVLKAVENVNTTIANELIGLSPYNQAEVDATMKDIDGTSNYSNLGANAVLGVSMAVARAAAESLHVPLYRYLGGANAMTMPVPMFNIINGGEHANNSVDFQEYMVMPVGFENFNDGLRAVSEIYQNLKKVIDEMGESTAVGDEGGFAPNLKSNEEPIQVILKAVEKAGYKAGEQIAIALDVAASEIINDKGLYVLKSENRELTSKELVAYYADLCSKYPIVSIEDGLSEDDWDGWKILTEELGSKIQLVGDDLFVTNANILAEGIQKGIANSILIKPNQIGSVSETMQTIRLAQRNNYNCVMSHRSGESEDAFIADFAVALNCGQIKTGSTARSDRIAKYNRLLEIGSEIAYAEYLGKQPFFKK
- the recA gene encoding recombinase RecA; protein product: MDDNQKKSLDLAIKQIDKAFGKGSLVRLGDKETVPVESISTGSLGLDLALGVGGLPKGRVIEIYGPESSGKTTLTLHAIAECQRQGGVCAFIDAEHALDVIYAKNLGVDTDNLLVSQPDFGEQALEILETVIRSGAVDLIVIDSVAALTPKVEIDGDMDDQQVGVQARLMSKALRKITGILHKMNCTVIFINQIRMKIGMTGYGSPETTTGGNALKFYSSIRLDIRRIATLKQAENSIGNRVKVKVVKNKVAPPFKQAEFDIMFGEGISKMGELVDYGVKLDIVDKAGAWFSYNDSKIGQGKENSKVFLRENPEIAKEIEDKILEAMGVNDAVPFDGDESSEEGED